A window of the Sardina pilchardus chromosome 21, fSarPil1.1, whole genome shotgun sequence genome harbors these coding sequences:
- the nudt6 gene encoding nucleoside diphosphate-linked moiety X motif 6: MVRLCNKLLPTFACILSKQKYAFSGLSSRASRPFSCFGKQFQLHNEQPASSVLPGKVDRFGGVTVRDFPPDISEDAFSSLLNDSLASWRGEGKIAVWLHIPISLSRLASAAAAHGFTFHHARKDQAVLCLWMGEGESRLPGFATHQVGVAGAVVDESTGKVLVVQDKNKTKNAWKFPGGLSDPGENIGVTAVREVFEETGVRAEFRSLLSIRQQHNLPGAFGMSDMYIICRLSPLTYDINFCTQECLRCEWLDLAELAKTSATTPITSRIAQLLLHGLQHGFQHVDLAMTELPAVYSGMFYQLYHRRLPELPKQA, encoded by the exons ATGGTCCGACTTTGTAATAAATTATTGCCCACTTTCGCATGCATACTTTCTAAGCAAAAGTATGCGTTTAGTGGGCTGTCATCGAGGGCATCGCGCCCCTTCTCCTGCTTCGGTAAGCAGTTCCAGCTTCACAATGAACAACCGGCGAGTTCTGTATTGCCAGGGAAAGTGGACCGGTTTGGAGGTGTGACTGTCCGTGATTTCCCACCGGACATCAGTGAAGATGCCTTCAGTAGTCTTCTGAACG ATTCTTTGGCTTCATGGAGGGGAGAGGGCAAGATTGCTGTGTGGCTTCACATACCCATCTCTCTCAGCCGACTGGCATCTGCAGCAGCGGCACACGGGTTCACTTTCCACCATGCCCGCAAAGACCAGGCTGTGCTCTGCCTGTggatgggggagggagagagtcgTCTGCCTGGGTTTGCCACTCACCAAGTCGGGGTAGCAG GTGCCGTTGTTGATGAGTCCACAGGGAAGGTCTTAGTCGTCCAAGACAAGAACAAG ACAAAAAATGCCTGGAAGTTTCCAGGGGGTCTTTCCGATCCAGGGGAAAACATTG GTGTGACAGCTGTCCGCGAGGTTTTCGAGGAGACTGGGGTGCGAGCCGAATTCCGCTCCCTCCTGAGCATCCGGCAACAGCACAACCTCCCGGGCGCCTTCGGCATGTCCGACATGTACATCATCTGCCGCCTGAGCCCCCTGACCTACGACATCAACTTCTGCACCCAGGAGTGCCTGCGCTGCGAGTGGCTGGACCTGGCCGAGCTGGCCAAGACCTCCGccaccacccccatcaccagCCGCATCGCCCAGCTCCTCCTGCACGGGCTCCAGCACGGCTTCCAGCACGTCGACCTCGCCATGACGGAGCTGCCTGCCGTGTATTCCGGAATGTTCTACCAGCTGTACCACAGGCGGCTACCAGAGCTCCCCAAGCAAGCCTGA
- the bbs12 gene encoding Bardet-Biedl syndrome 12 protein isoform X1, with protein sequence MMHFCIRLHENAASCTRTMSFTENTSGINRRHVGLEQLVTLAATAHTFLGPHKRYKFIQDDTSGDSVMVCSSYRLLENLDLTCSVGQLLSETVLAQQKAFHSGAEPLLFLVGAWSRAALECLHQGIPVRHILSAMTEGLEACLQVCRARAVPVEDLPRLGVAQKWSALKPHPEDLPFNGHPFIESCPVSEHHPNVMPLAQSTCQGKSKVLCKQTGTQGVMKATRSKIKLTHSRHFTSNETTESEGPPTQRPASQLNISENTDLDSLAFALSHGCNKAMDLVLQASRIQSSMNGRSHRTFDVSKLVTCPLPGLPEDHACVISGYVVLMSAEQASIVSHLKKQRVRIVLLNGDLSDKYRHLGFNNPAGIRHVTDKQEVHGVSGEHKWVNNALATLLKYDVSVVLVNGVASEHLTDHCWRHDVLVIERVKPAVLSDFARATGAVPVSYITQVNERCVGAGVRLQAWREYRQSGRRTESSSSTAVSVTAEHTALVTAVITSSVHGKLQSLEDQFWGCAHRLHQALKDGRVLPGGGLVELHCIHELQKRIDNTRNETKDEWQGKPYVGRVLQLMIDGLVDYVSTLLCNGTQVSSKVDAWTQISKQLKDLKGDSSPHVNILGLNLNDGACSDSICKTESVHDNVTVKIEAWRRALDLVFLVLQTDSEIITGFDAKEDFQSHSFMVL encoded by the exons ATGATGCATTTTTGTATTAGGCTACACGAAAACGCTGCATCATGCACACGGACG ATGTCATTTACAGAAAACACCTCAGGAATCAACAGACGCCACGTGGGGCTGGAGCAGTTAGTAACACTGGCAGCAACTGCACACACTTTCCTGGGCCCACATAAAAGGTACAAATTTATCCAAGATGACACCAGTGGGGACTCAGTCATGGTATGCTCTAGTTACCGACTCTTGGAGAATTTGGACCTGACATGCTCGGTTGGGCAGCTGCTCAGTGAGACCGTCCTGGCACAGCAGAAGGCGTTCCACTCGGGGGCGGAGCCTCTGCTTTTCCTGGTCGGCGCGTGGAGCAGGGCTGCGCTGGAGTGCCTTCACCAAGGCATCCCAGTTCGCCACATCCTCTCCGCCATGACTGAGGGCTTGGAGGCTTGTTTGCAGGTCTGCAGAGCCAGAGCTGTCCCGGTGGAAGATCTCCCTCGTTTGGGAGTTGCACAGAAGTGGAGCGCACTGAAACCCCATCCTGAGGATCTTCCTTTCAACGGTCACCCATTTATTGAAAGCTGTCCGGTGTCTGAGCATCATCCCAATGTTATGCCTTTAGCACAGTCCACTTGTCAGGGCAAGTCAAAGGTTCTATGTAAACAGACTGGGACACAAGGAGTAATGAAAGCTACAAGAAGCAAAATAAAACTGACACACAGCAGACATTTCACTTCAAATGAAACCACTGAATCTGAAGGACCCCCCACACAAAGGCCAGCGTCTCAGCTGAACATTTCAGAAAACACAGATCTCGATAGCCTTGCTTTTGCCTTGTCCCACGGTTGCAACAAAGCCATGGATTTAGTCCTGCAAGCAAGCAGGATTCAGTCAAGCATGAATGGACGATCACACAGGACATTTGATGTCAGTAAGTTGGTCACATGTCCACTACCAGGCCTGCCAGAGGACCATGCCTGTGTTATATCTGGTTATGTGGTCCTAATGTCTGCTGAGCAGGCTTCCATTGtcagtcatttaaaaaaacagaGGGTGCGCATTGTGCTTCTGAATGGAGACCTGAGTGATAAATATCGCCACCTGGGTTTCAATAACCCGGCAGGGATCAGGCATGTAACCGATAAACAGGAAGTACACGGAGTAAGTGGAGAGCATAAGTGGGTGAATAATGCTTTAGCCACGCTTCTGAAATACGACGTCAGTGTTGTCCTGGTTAACGGAGTAGCCTCTGAGCATCTAACAGACCACTGCTGGAGGCATGACGTCCTGGTGATCGAGCGGGTCAAACCGGCCGTGCTGAGTGACTTCGCCCGGGCGACCGGCGCCGTCCCAGTCTCCTACATCACCCAGGTGAACGAGCGGTGCGTCGGCGCCGGCGTGCGTCTGCAGGCGTGGAGGGAGTACCGGCAGAGCGGCCGTCGGACAGAGTCCTCGTCCAGCACGGCCGTGAGCGTCACGGCTGAGCACACCGCCCTGGTGACGGCCGTGATCACCAGCTCGGTGCACGGGAAGCTGCAGTCTCTGGAGGACCAGTTCTGGGGCTGTGCCCACCGCCTGCACCAGGCGCTGAAGGACGGAAGGGTCCTCCCTGGAGGGGGCCTGGTGGAGTTGCACTGCATCCATGAACTTCAGAAACGCATCGATAACACTAGGAACGAGACCAAAGATGAATGGCAAGGAAAGCCTTATGTAGGGAGGGTACTTCAGCTGATGATTGATGGCTTGGTCGACTATGTCTCCACTCTTCTTTGTAATGGTACACAGGTTTCATCTAAAGTAGATGCTTGGACACAAATCAGTAAACAATTAAAAGACTTAAAGGGAGATTCAAGTCCTCATGTGAATATATTGGGATTGAATTTGAATGATGGGGCATGTTCAGACAGCATTTGTAagacagagagtgtgcatgATAATGTGACTGTAAAGATAGAAGCCTGGAGAAGAGCTCTTGATCTGGTGTTCCTTGTGCTTCAAACAGACTCTGAAATAATCACTGGCTTTGATGCTAAAGAAGACTTTCAATCACATAGTTTTATGGTCCTTTGA
- the bbs12 gene encoding Bardet-Biedl syndrome 12 protein isoform X2: MSFTENTSGINRRHVGLEQLVTLAATAHTFLGPHKRYKFIQDDTSGDSVMVCSSYRLLENLDLTCSVGQLLSETVLAQQKAFHSGAEPLLFLVGAWSRAALECLHQGIPVRHILSAMTEGLEACLQVCRARAVPVEDLPRLGVAQKWSALKPHPEDLPFNGHPFIESCPVSEHHPNVMPLAQSTCQGKSKVLCKQTGTQGVMKATRSKIKLTHSRHFTSNETTESEGPPTQRPASQLNISENTDLDSLAFALSHGCNKAMDLVLQASRIQSSMNGRSHRTFDVSKLVTCPLPGLPEDHACVISGYVVLMSAEQASIVSHLKKQRVRIVLLNGDLSDKYRHLGFNNPAGIRHVTDKQEVHGVSGEHKWVNNALATLLKYDVSVVLVNGVASEHLTDHCWRHDVLVIERVKPAVLSDFARATGAVPVSYITQVNERCVGAGVRLQAWREYRQSGRRTESSSSTAVSVTAEHTALVTAVITSSVHGKLQSLEDQFWGCAHRLHQALKDGRVLPGGGLVELHCIHELQKRIDNTRNETKDEWQGKPYVGRVLQLMIDGLVDYVSTLLCNGTQVSSKVDAWTQISKQLKDLKGDSSPHVNILGLNLNDGACSDSICKTESVHDNVTVKIEAWRRALDLVFLVLQTDSEIITGFDAKEDFQSHSFMVL; encoded by the coding sequence ATGTCATTTACAGAAAACACCTCAGGAATCAACAGACGCCACGTGGGGCTGGAGCAGTTAGTAACACTGGCAGCAACTGCACACACTTTCCTGGGCCCACATAAAAGGTACAAATTTATCCAAGATGACACCAGTGGGGACTCAGTCATGGTATGCTCTAGTTACCGACTCTTGGAGAATTTGGACCTGACATGCTCGGTTGGGCAGCTGCTCAGTGAGACCGTCCTGGCACAGCAGAAGGCGTTCCACTCGGGGGCGGAGCCTCTGCTTTTCCTGGTCGGCGCGTGGAGCAGGGCTGCGCTGGAGTGCCTTCACCAAGGCATCCCAGTTCGCCACATCCTCTCCGCCATGACTGAGGGCTTGGAGGCTTGTTTGCAGGTCTGCAGAGCCAGAGCTGTCCCGGTGGAAGATCTCCCTCGTTTGGGAGTTGCACAGAAGTGGAGCGCACTGAAACCCCATCCTGAGGATCTTCCTTTCAACGGTCACCCATTTATTGAAAGCTGTCCGGTGTCTGAGCATCATCCCAATGTTATGCCTTTAGCACAGTCCACTTGTCAGGGCAAGTCAAAGGTTCTATGTAAACAGACTGGGACACAAGGAGTAATGAAAGCTACAAGAAGCAAAATAAAACTGACACACAGCAGACATTTCACTTCAAATGAAACCACTGAATCTGAAGGACCCCCCACACAAAGGCCAGCGTCTCAGCTGAACATTTCAGAAAACACAGATCTCGATAGCCTTGCTTTTGCCTTGTCCCACGGTTGCAACAAAGCCATGGATTTAGTCCTGCAAGCAAGCAGGATTCAGTCAAGCATGAATGGACGATCACACAGGACATTTGATGTCAGTAAGTTGGTCACATGTCCACTACCAGGCCTGCCAGAGGACCATGCCTGTGTTATATCTGGTTATGTGGTCCTAATGTCTGCTGAGCAGGCTTCCATTGtcagtcatttaaaaaaacagaGGGTGCGCATTGTGCTTCTGAATGGAGACCTGAGTGATAAATATCGCCACCTGGGTTTCAATAACCCGGCAGGGATCAGGCATGTAACCGATAAACAGGAAGTACACGGAGTAAGTGGAGAGCATAAGTGGGTGAATAATGCTTTAGCCACGCTTCTGAAATACGACGTCAGTGTTGTCCTGGTTAACGGAGTAGCCTCTGAGCATCTAACAGACCACTGCTGGAGGCATGACGTCCTGGTGATCGAGCGGGTCAAACCGGCCGTGCTGAGTGACTTCGCCCGGGCGACCGGCGCCGTCCCAGTCTCCTACATCACCCAGGTGAACGAGCGGTGCGTCGGCGCCGGCGTGCGTCTGCAGGCGTGGAGGGAGTACCGGCAGAGCGGCCGTCGGACAGAGTCCTCGTCCAGCACGGCCGTGAGCGTCACGGCTGAGCACACCGCCCTGGTGACGGCCGTGATCACCAGCTCGGTGCACGGGAAGCTGCAGTCTCTGGAGGACCAGTTCTGGGGCTGTGCCCACCGCCTGCACCAGGCGCTGAAGGACGGAAGGGTCCTCCCTGGAGGGGGCCTGGTGGAGTTGCACTGCATCCATGAACTTCAGAAACGCATCGATAACACTAGGAACGAGACCAAAGATGAATGGCAAGGAAAGCCTTATGTAGGGAGGGTACTTCAGCTGATGATTGATGGCTTGGTCGACTATGTCTCCACTCTTCTTTGTAATGGTACACAGGTTTCATCTAAAGTAGATGCTTGGACACAAATCAGTAAACAATTAAAAGACTTAAAGGGAGATTCAAGTCCTCATGTGAATATATTGGGATTGAATTTGAATGATGGGGCATGTTCAGACAGCATTTGTAagacagagagtgtgcatgATAATGTGACTGTAAAGATAGAAGCCTGGAGAAGAGCTCTTGATCTGGTGTTCCTTGTGCTTCAAACAGACTCTGAAATAATCACTGGCTTTGATGCTAAAGAAGACTTTCAATCACATAGTTTTATGGTCCTTTGA
- the fgf2 gene encoding fibroblast growth factor 2, whose protein sequence is MATGDITTLPPNPDDGGSGGFPPGNFKDPKRLYCKNGGYFLRINSDGRVDGIREKSDPHIKLQLQATTVGEVVIKGTCANRYLAMNGDGRLFGARRPTDECYFLERLEPNNYNTYRSRKYPDWYVALKRNGQFKLGSKTSLGQKAILFLPMSIKK, encoded by the exons ATGGCTACCGGAGACATCACCACCCTGCCGCCGAACCCGGACGACGGAGGCAGCGGAGGCTTCCCGCCAGGGAACTTCAAAGATCCCAAGAGGCTCTACTGCAAGAACGGGGGCTACTTTTTGCGGATCAACTCCGACGGCAGAGTGGATGGAATCCGAGAGAAGAGCGACCCCCACA TCAAACTTCAGCTGCAGGCCACCACCGTGGGAGAGGTGGTGATCAAAGGCACTTGTGCCAACCGCTACCTGGCCATGAACGGAGACGGAAGGCTCTTTGGAGCG AGACGACCGACAGACGAGTGCTACTTCTTAGAGCGTCTGGAGCCAAACAACTACAACACCTACAGGTCAAGGAAGTACCCGGACTGGTACGTGGCACTGAAACGGAATGGCCAGTTCAAGCTCGGCTCCAAAACCAGCCTCGGGCAGAAGGCCATTCTCTTCCTGCCAATGTCAATCAAAAAATGA